Part of the Flavobacterium alkalisoli genome is shown below.
AGGATGGTCATAAAAACCTTCTACCGGTTTATGACTGGGATGCCGGATTAGACTTTTGGCAAGATCCTGTTCAATGAATTTTGCGTCAGGGCCACATTTCTTCTTTTCTTTAACAAAATCCACTGCTTTTTGCGGCAGATAATTTTCTTTACGCAAGCTGCTATTAATTCTTGGCAATGTGTTCATCTTATTTACTTTCTTATAAGACAAAATCACATTGTGAAACGTGACAATAAACTAATCAATAATTAAAAAGGCATGAGTTTCTCCGGGTCAACTACTGAAAAAATATTTATGATTCTTCCTTTTTGATTTAATTCAAATATCTGGCAATTCATCAACTGTGAACCTTCGTAGAACAGTAATGCAGGTTGATGATTAATCGTGTCGATCTTTATATCAAACCCTTTTTGATAATACTCAAAAACATATGTTATAAGTTTCAACGTTTCTTCTATACCCGAAGTTAATTGTGCTACCACATTTATTTTTGTTCCACCGTCTGCAAGAACACGTACTTCCTCAGAAAGCATTTGTTCTAAGGTTTTAACGTCGCCCGTACGAATTGCAGTTATATATTTCTCCAGATAACCTGTCTCCTTTGCAGAGATTATAGCAAGTTTAGGTCTGTTTTGTTTTAGTTTCTTTTTGGCTCTTGTTAGTAGTTGTCTTGAATTCTCCACAGAAAGAGCCAGAACATTTGCAATTTCTTCATGATTATAATCAAATGTTTCTTTTAGTAGAAAAACAGCCCTTTCTTTAGTATTTAATACATCCAGCAAAACAAGCATCGAATAGCTGAGAATCTCTTCAATCTCAATTTTACTCTCTCCGTGATTGTTTATAATTGGTTCGGGAAGGGAAATTCTGTGGCTTCTTTCCCGGTCGCTTTTCTTTTTTAAGTTTATCGCCTGGTTAATAACCGATTTTATTAAATAGGCATTCTGATTCGAAATTGAAGTGGTTTCTATTTCATTAAATTTTATCAAAACATCCTGAATCACATCCTGGCTGTCAGCAATATTCCCCAAGATGTTATAAGCATAAGGAAATAAATTTTTCATTAGTATTTTCAAATCTTCCATTACAACATTTTTCAGATAGACAATCCTATAAGGAAAAACGTGACATGACTACTCAACCTTTTTTCTTTACAGCCTTTTATAATGATTTAGAGTATTTCTGAATCAATAGAACATTCGTTAGAACATGTTCAAATTATGTAATTGTAAAACATTAGCTCATCTTCAATGGTTCTAACTTACTTGACATAAATAGCTAATTTTCTGTTTTTTTCAAACGCAAAATGCGTGAGGTATTACTGAGCCCCTCATAACAAAAAATTGCCCCGTCCAGATTGGACTGTATCCCCAGGATTATTTTTATAACCTCACTAGCTTGCTGGCATCCTATTATTCCACATATCGTACTGATTATTCCTGAGACACTGCAATTGTTTTGTGATTCAAAAATTAGATCTGATTCGCTAAAAACATCATTTAAACCTATCCGGGATTTACCGTGCAAAACTGTTACATAACCTTCCCATCCCCTCACTGCCCCGTAGAGCAGGCTTTTACTTAAAATCTTGCAGGTTTTGTCCAGCAACAGTCGTGTATCTACATTATCGGTGCAGTCACAAATTAAATCATAATCTCCGATAATACCAGTAGCATTTTCTGATGTTAGTTCAACCTGGTGGCAAATAATTTTTATTTCAGGATTTTGGTTTCTAAGTCTGGCCGACAATACTTCAGTCTTACGCTTACCTATATCTTCAGGGGTGAAAGCAAACTGACGGTGAAGGTTTGTTTGCTGAATAATATCAAAATCGACCAATCCCAGCGTGCCTATTCCCATAGCGGCAAGATATGTCGCAACCGGGGTACCCAGACCACCTGTCCCCACGATAAGAATCTTTGCCTTACTCAGCCTGGCTTGCCCACCGACACCAAATTCACTCACCAGATTTTGCTGTAGATATCTCATCACTATCTGTTTATCTGCGATGTAATAGTGCTGTCTGTGATCTTGTCATCTGCTGCAAGTAAAAAGGCCTTCGATAATATTACTGAAAGGCCGCTATCACCTTCAAAATGCCATACTTACATTCGTATGAGTTGACTTGAAAACAATATAATTATATGTAAAAAATATAAATAAAAAATGGTAGTTGAACTCCAATTTTGGAAGCCGCTAATAAATCTTATCTATATTTTAAATGGTTTATGATTTCAGAAACTTCTACACGATTTCTGTAATCGCCACCTATAGATTTTGCAAAAGAAACGGTTAAGTCTTTTTCAATAACAAAAACTGCAGGAATTGGTAACTCTCTTGAGTCGTCAGAATAGTGGGAGTTAAAATCTAATCCGAGTTCATTCATTGTATTTAATGGTTCATCTGCATTTCTAAAAACGGTTGTAAATTTTCTTGCTACAATATTTCCATTGTCGCTTAACACCTCGAAATTAAGTTCATTTTTCTCTTTTATATTTAATGACTCATCAGGAGTTTGTGGAGAGATGGCAACTAATTCTGCTCCTAAATCGTGAATTTGGTCCAAGTATTTTTGGTAATAAGCTAACTGTAAATTGCAGTACGGACACCAAGAGCCTCGGTAGAATGTTAGCACAACCTTTCCTTTTTCAAGTAATTCTGATAGCGTTATCATATTACCCGTTGCATTAACAAGTGAAAAGTCCGGCGCTTTGTCACCTGCTTGTAGCTTTACAATGGACTTGTGGTTCTGTTGAAGGTTCTCGGCATCCTTATCAAATATTGAAAGTGTTTCTTTGGGAAGCATCGCCGCTAAATCATCACGCAAGTCTTGTAAGTTTTCTTTATAGGTTTTTTTTCCTGTATTCATTTTAATTTATTTAAGTTAAGGTAAAATTGATAAGGCAAAGTGCGGTGATTTGCCAGCTTTTAAAATGAAATAGATTAAGATTATCTTGAATCTATGACAATACCCAATGAATAAACTTGTAACCAAACTCTCCTTTTAAATTAATTTAAGTTTCTTAGCCAACTTAAAAACAATTTGACGAATAGACTGGCTCAAATCATTTATCTCATTACTATTGCGGTTACAAGCTTATACCTGGAGTTATTAAATATTTATCTCTTTTAAAGCGAATAAATTAGGTGTCCCGCTTAGAGCTGTGACCAGCCACCATCCATAACTATTTCTGCTCCTAAAACGAAAGAAGAATCATCGCTTGCCAAAAATAAATATCCCTTAGCCATCTCTTCTGCGGTGCCAACACGTTTTACAGGCACCCCGCTTGCCAATTCTTCGCGTAACCCCTTTATTTGCTCTGGAGACAGCCCCAGTCTTTCATGTATAGGTGTTTCTACGTGACCGGGAGACAATACATTTACCCTTATTTTACGACTTAAAAGGTCTGCTGAAAAGTTGCGGGCTAATGCTCGCACCGCTGCTTTACTCGCCGAATAAACAGATGCATTTTCAACCCCAACTTCAGCGGCAGCAGAACCGGTAATTACTATTGAAGCCCCATCATTTAAATACGGCAACGCTTTCTTTACAGTAAAAAATGTACCCTTAAAATTTATGTCGACAATTTCATCAAAAAGCTCCTCAGAAAAATCTCCGAGCGGTGCTCCTTTAAATATGCCCGCATTTACAACTAAGACATCAATCTTACCCATTTTAGTTTCAACTTGTTGGTATGCGTGGTCCAAAGAAGAAAGATTGAGCACATCAGCTTTAATAGCCAATGTATCGCTTCCTATTTTACTGGCAGAATCTTTCAGCGTATTCTCATCTCGGCCGGTAATTGCCACCTTTGCACCTTCACTTACAAAAAGCTCAGCGGTTGCTAAGCCAATACCACTATTACCGCCTGTAATTAGTGCTACTTTATTATTTAGTTTTCCCATTTATATAATTTTTAATTTTAAAAGAAGACAAAACTATCCCAAGATTATTCTACACACAAAAAGTTTGGTACATACAATTTGGTTCGTATTTTAGCCGAAATAATAAATAGTGATTATGAGAAAGTTAAATTCGACTAATTTTTTAAATGAGCAGGCCCTTGCAGAACATTGCGGAGTTACATATGCTATGACTCTTTTAACCGGACGATGGAAGATTAATATCCTATGGATGCTTAAAATAGGTGTAAATCGATACGGTTTAATGAAAAGGGAAATTGCCGGTATTTCAGAAAAAATGCTTACCCAGCGCCTGAAAGAACTTGAAGATGATGGCTTGATAGTAAAAAAAGACTATAAAACTGTACCTCCGAAGGTAGAATATAGTTTAAGTGAAGCGGGTGAAATATTATCACCTATTTTAGGCCAATTATCAGACTGGGGGGATAAAATAAGACCAATTTTGAAGGAAAACAACTAGTCCTGCACAAGTCATCTTTAATAGTTGTTGTTGCTATATCATGGTAGTAGCAGTCTTCTGAATCCTCTTTAGGAATCCCGTCAAAGGTAATCCCTAAATAAACATACTTCTCATTTTTCTTTGTGGATTTCTTCAAAAAGAAGATTAATCCAAGACTGCTTTCTAACATAATTCAACAAGTTAACCTTGTTTTTGTGGCAGTTTTTTATCCACTTTTTTCAAATTTTAAGCAATGTCCAAAAATAAAAAAAACCTGCAAATTATTGATTATGCAGGTTTTACGTCGTTTTTTGAAAAATTAGCTTTACTTTAAAAGCTAAAAATTCCATTTTAGCAGAGAGGAAGGGATTCGAACCCTCGATGCCCTTTTGGAGCATACACACTTTCCAGGCGTGCGCCTTCGACCACTCGGCCACCTCTCTAAATTATTGAGGCTGCAAAAATAGCACTAAATAGCAGATATCAAAAATTATTGCGACAATTCTCCGCAAAGGGAGGTTTCAAAAGCCGTTTTAAAATCGGCAGGAGTAACTTTCTTACCCAAAAGGTACATCAGTTTTGTAATAGCGGCTTCAGTAGTAATATCGGCTCCCGATATAACACCTATCTCCTTAAGCTGTGTACTGGTTTCATAATGCCCCATGTTAACACTACCTCCCGAACACTGTGTTACATTAACCACATGAAGGCCTTTGTCTATGGCTTCCTTAAGTATATTGATAAACCAGTCTTCCGTTGGCGCATTACCCGAACCATAGGTTTCCAATACTACACCTTTAAGTCCGGCGATATTAAGAATGGAAGAAAGTACCCTTTCGCTTATACCCGGGAACATTTTTATGATAACCACATTATCATCTAGCTCATAATGCACACTAAGATATTTACCGGAGTCTGCCCTAAGCAGCAGCTCTTTATTAAGCTTTAAATGCACCCCCGATTCTGCCAGTGCAGGATAGTTAGGCGACGTAAAGGCATTAAAATGCTCGGCACTTATTTTTGTGGTTCGGTTACCCCTGTAAAGCTTGTATTCAAAATACAGGCAAACTTCCCTTACCCCGGGATGGTTATTATGCCTTAAAGAAGCGATTTGGATAGCCGTAATAAGGTTTTCTTTGGCATCTGTACGCAAATCACCTATCGGTAGTTGCGAGCCCGTAAACACCACAGGTTTATTTAAACCTTCCAGCATAAAGCTTAACGCTGAAGCGGAGTAAGACATGGTATCTGACCCGTGAAGGATTACAAAGCCGTCAAAATCTTCATAATGCTCTTCTATCATCTTTGCCATTACAGCCCATTGGGCAGGATCCATGTTAGAAGAGTCTATAGGAGTATCAAAAGACACCGTTTCTATATTACAGTCAAGCTGCTTAAGCTCGGGTATTCTTTGTAATAGTTTCTTAAAGTTGAATGCCTTTAGTACACCGGTATCAAAATCCTTTACCATACCAATGGTACCCCCGGTATATATAAGCAGGATAGTAGGTTTAGATTGCATTTTGGTATTTCATTTTGTTAACCACCGGATTGGCATACATGGCCAGGAATCCGTCCCTTAAAACTTTGTTCTCGTTATCAATTCGCATTTCAAGGCGTCTTTCAAAAAGTAGCTTTTCCTTTTCGGTATAGTGCTTGGAAAAACGTGTGGTATCATGCAACAGGTCGTAAGCTATAAAGTTGGTAGGCCACAGCTTGTAGGTAGTAAGTATAGAATCGTCTATTACCTGCGCCAGTGCCTGTATCTGCTTGTTCTGATTATCAAATTCGGCAGCTATCTCATCCAACTCGTTTGTAAGTATATCGCCTACATGTATGTGTATCCTTTTTTTCTGCCCCATAATACCGCTTAACAGCGTCATGAAATCTTCATTTTTCTCTTTAATGTAAATTTCATCGTTAGCCTTAGCCATAAGCTGCGGCATTTTTAGTGCATCGGTAGGGTCATACTCATAAGAAATGGAAACCGGCACTATTTTAAGCTTTTTAAAATAAACCATCAGGTTTTCCTCGTCAGATGCCATAGCAAGCATTTTTAAAACCCCCTGCTGGGTGGCATCATCACCGTCTTTTGTACGTCCTTCACGCTGTGCTATCCAAACCGAACGGTTTTCACGCGTAAGCAGCTGGCAAATGTATTCAGACATCAGCTTAGAGCTTTGCAGCAGTTCCCTTGGCGACAGGCCACGCTGTACCAAAAAGTTACGGTTAAGCCTTGAAAGAACGTGTAAAAATGCTTTTTGTACCAGATTATCACCTATGGCAGAGGCAGTCATTACCAGTCCATGGTCATAAAGTGATACATTAATTAGTGAGGTATCTAAGATAATATCCCTGTGGTTTGAAATAAAAAGATACGGAGTATGCGGTTCCAGTTTTTCGAACCCCGAAGTGGTAAGGCCTTCTGAGCTTTTTTCCAGAACTTTTTGTACTGCCTGATAGATAAAGTTTATCTGAAAATCTCTTTTTGAGTGGGTCTTCAACAGTTGATCAACCCAAACAGACTCTTCTACATCAGGAAAGGTAAAGCTCATAAGCGCTTTCATCATTGGGTGATGTACTACGCTTTTAATGGCGTCATTCACCTCTGTATCATAAAAAGGCCTGATATGGTCAAATTTCGACATGTACTTCTCTAGGGTTAAAACAATTCACAAATGAACAAAAAATTTATCAATTTTAAGGGAATTCTTTGTTAAATCCCGAAAAGATTTACAGCATTTTGTGTTGTAATTTGGGCTATTTCCTCTACCGGAAGGTTATAAATCAATGCCAGTTTTTGAGCCACCAAAAGCGTATAGCTACTCTCATTCCTTTTCCCCCTGTGCGGTACAGGTGCCAGATAAGGCGAATCGGTTTCCAGTACTATATGTTCTAAAGGTATCTCGTTTAAGAACTGGTCTATCTTACCGTTCTTAAAGGTTGCCACACCACCAATACCAAGTTTCATGTTGTATGATATTGCTTTTTGTGCCTGCTCAAAATCACCCGTAAAGCAGTGGAATATCCCAAATAAGTCATCTCCCTTTTCACTTTCAAGCACTTCAAAAACCTCATCAAAAGCATCCCTGCAATGTATGTTAATAGGCAGGTTGTATTGTTTTGCCAACTGTATCTGATGCTTAAAGGCGTATTGCTGTTGTTTTAGGGTAGACTTGTCCCAGTATAAATCGATGCCTATCTCACCCACAGCGGCAAACTTACGTTTGGCAAGTTCGCGTTCTACATGTGCCAGCTCCTCTTCATAATTCTCCTTCACATAAGTGGGGTGAAGCCCCATCATCAGGAAAACATTCTCCGGATACTTAGCCTCCAGTTCATACATCGCCTGAGTATATGATGAATCTATTGACGGAACAAACAACCGTTTCACTCCGGCATCAAAAGCCCTTTGCATCATCTGGTCGCGGTCATCACTAAACTCTTCACTGTATAAATGGGTATGTGTATCTGTAAGTATCATCATTAATAGTTTGGGTTGCAAAATTACAAAGCCTTAGCGTTTTTACCTTAATAATATCATATTTTAAAGTATTTTTGGGATGCAATCAAAAAAACATGGAGAATATACACCTCACATTAAAAGAAAAAGGCTACAAACGCATAAAATTTAAAATATCTAAAACGCAGCACCTACTGGTAAAAGGAAAAATAAACGGTGTTGAAGGAAGTTTTATATTAGATACCGGCGCTTCTAACAGCTGCGTGGATTTTAAGGACATAGAACGTTTTGAACTTTTCGCCAAAGATTCCGACACAAAAGCAGCCGGTGCCGGCGGTACAGGGATGATTACCCAAACATCGGTAAAAAACACACTAAAGCTTGGCCGGTGGACCGATAAGAATTTCGGCCTGGTAATTTTTGACATGTCTCATGTAAACGAAGCCTTAAGACAATACAAAGCAAAGCCCGTACAGGGTATTTTAGGCGCCGATATTTTAATGAAAGGCAAAGCAATAATTGATTATTACAACCATTGTGTTTACTTAAAATCAAAATAATACAGCCTTAATAAACTTAAAATCATTACCTTACATGATATTAATTTATTGTTACAACCAATTACAAACTTCGTCGCATCTATAGAAATAACCGAGTATACAATCAAACCGATACTTTTTCATGAAAATTTTTTTACACACCTTACTACTATTACCTTTTACATTCTTTGCTCAGGTAGCTAATGATAACTGTAGCACTGCCACTGTGCTAACAGTAAACGGTTCTACAGAATGTACTGTAACACATGAAGGCACTTTTAATGGCTCAACCCTTCAAACAGGCATTGTAAACTGTACTGAAGAACCTACTACTGATGTATGGTACGAATTTACCGCTACTAACAAGTACCATTACATTAGTTTATTAACAGATTCATCATTTACATCATTAGGTATTGCCGTATATGAAGGCTGTTCTACAACAGAAACACCGCTAAACCCTATATATTGTATTGATAATAAACTGGCATTAAATTGCCCTGAACTGGAAATTGGCACAACATACAAAATCAGGGTATACAGTTTGAGTCCTGAAAGCTCAACCCTGGACTTTAGCATTTGTGTATCCACATATCCTAATGTTTTATCCGTTTCAGAATTAGAGTATACAATAGACGAAATAGTTTCTCAGGTACTTTTAACTTCTGAAACTGCTTCACTAATTGATAATATAACCTTTTCAACCGGCGAATCAGCAGGTGTTAACGGAATTGGGTATTTTAATAACGACGGCGGCAACTTCCCCTTTTCTCAGGGGCTTGTTTTATGTACAGGTAGTCTTAATGGTATCCCCGGACCAAATAGCAACCTTTTATCGGGAGGTAACTGGTTTGGAGATAATCAACTAACTAATTACATGAGTGAAACTGTACCATCTAGCGGATCTAATTATCATGATGCATCATTAGTTGAATTTGATTTTATTCCTCTTATAGACAGCATCAGTTTTGAATTTATTTTTGCATCAGAAGAATACGGAATTTATCAGTGTAGTTTCAGCGATGCTTTTGCTATATTCCTAACCGATATTACCGACGGAAATGAAGAAGCAGAATCTATAAATATAGCAACTCTCCCGGGCACAGATATTCCTGTAAGTTGTGTAACAATTAGAGATAATGCTTATAATTCAGGCTGTGCTTCTGCAAATCCTGAATATTTTGCAAGCTACAACCTGGATGGCGACAATATTTTACCGGGTGTTCCGGTAAACTTTAATGGTCTTACAGTACCTATAACAGCACAAGCAACCGTTATACCGGGCAATACTTATCATATAAAATTTGTTATAAGCGATCGTGCAGATCATATTTTAGATTCTGCCATTTTTATAAACGGTGAAGATTTTAACCTAGGCACAGTAGGAGATAACCTTACAATTATTCCTCCCACCGGCAACACTTTACAACTTTATGCTCAAAGTGAAACTTTAGCCGACTTAAATGTAACTGGAGTAGATATACAATGGTATGCAGATGACACAAGTACAACCGCATTACCTGAATCTACAGAGTTAGTTGACGGGCAAACTTATTATGCTTCACAAACAATTATAGAATTAGAGAGCACAGAAAGGCTTGCTGTTACTGTACATTTAGTTACTGCTGATAATCTTGCAAAATGTGACCAATACTCCGACGGATTTGAAACATTTAACCTAGAAACTAATAATGACATTGTATACAACAATCTGAATCCTTTAGACTATTATTCAGACTATTACCTTACTCATGGAGATGCCATTAATGAAACAAACCAAATAGAAAACCTGTATTACACCAATACAGAAACCTACACACAAACTCTATACGTAAGGTTAACCGAAAACAATGACCCTTCAAATTATGCTATTGCAACATTTGAATTGCATGTAATACCTACACCTGAAATTGTTACAACACAAGACATTATTGTATATAGTAGTTTAGCTGACCTTACAATAAACAATACTGAAATTTTAAATGAGCTAAACGCAGAAGAGTTTACCATCTCTTTTTATAATACAGAAACAAGTGCTTATGCTGCAAGCCCGTTAATACAAAATCCCGAAACTTATATAGCTTTTAATGGAGAGACTATCTGGATAAGAGTTGAACAAAACGAAACAGGATGTTTTTCCGTTACTTCACAAAATGTATATGTAACAGTTCCTCCTCCAACAGGTGATATGGATCAGTTCTTTTATGCAGGAGAAACGCTTTCAGATCTTGAAGTTACAGGTGAAAATATACAATGGTATGAAACCGAAACAGGTGACACACCACTACCAATGAACACTCCTCTTGAAGATGGTGTTACTTACTATGCCTCACAAACAATTGACGGAACAGAAAGCATTGAAAGATTTGCTGTAACAGCACACCAGATTTTAGGCATAGAAGACCTGGCTTTTAAAAACCTAACCTACTACCCTAACCCGGTAAGCAGCATACTTACATTAAGTAATATTAACGAGATTAGCAACATAGAGGCATATAATGTGTTGGGACAAAAAGTAATTGATAAGGATTTTAACACTACAGAAGTACAGCTTGACATGAGCCCCCTTGAAACAGGAATTTATCTTATAAAAGTTACTTCACAGGAACAACAAAAAATTATACGAATACAAAAACAATAATTTCTCATATATTAAAAAATCTCTGCGCTAAACGTAGGGGTTTTTATTGCCATTACAACCATCTGCATACACTACCGCATCTATACTAATAACAAGGTCTTTATAAATTATTGGTAAAGGTCACACCTCATGAAAAAACTAACAACTACTACTATACGTATACAAAAACAGTAATGTTTTTATATACACCAGCCCTGTAATGCAATACAGGGCTTTTTTTGTTTTACAACTATTCATTAGCTTTAAGCATCTTTATTAATAACCAATCAACCAAAAACATGAAAAAATTACTACTATTATTATTGGGCAGTATCGCTTACGCTCAGCCAAATATGGGCACTCCTAATGATTTATCGGCATGTGATGATGATTTAGACTCGTTCACAGCATTTAACCTTACCTTAAATAACGACCCGGTACTTAACGGATTGGACAGCAATGCCTATACAGTAAGCTACCATGAAACCGAAATGGATGCTGTTTATAATCTTAACGCCATAGTAAACCCGGTAAGCTATACCAACCTGGTATCTTCTGCACAAACTATCTATGTAAGATTAACCGAAAATGCAGACTCATCAAACTATGATGTGGCATATTTTACAATAAATGTGGCAAACGCACCTGTTTTTAGTATTAGCGACGGTATCATTTGTGTAGAATACAACACAGATGAAGTTATTGATGGATATACTTTAGATACATCACTTAACATGCAGGACTATACATTTGCATGGTTTAAAGATGGAGTTATTATTGATGACGCAAACATGAGTACGTATACTGCTACAACAGAGGGCCATTATGAGGTAATGGTTACAGATGCAGTTAACGGCTGCAGCACAACCGAGGGAGCCGATGTTACTATATCTGGACCAGCTGCTTTGTTGGTAGAAGGTACATTACTTTCAGATTCTCAAAACATAGTTATACCTGTAAATGGTTATGGCGAATATAATTACGGTATTGATGAAGAGCCTATGCAGGCAGAGAACTATTTTACCGATTTGGAATTAGGAACACATACAGGATATGTATATGACTTAAACGGGTGTGGAACCTTAACTTTTGAATTTGAGATCACCATACCTAATGCACCTACAGGAGAGCCTGAACAATACTTTACAGAAGGTCAAACACTTGCTGATATAGAAGTGGAAGGTGAAAATATTTTATGGTATGCAAACGATATTTTTACTACCGATGATGCCATGGATACAAATGATGAAGAGACACCTCTTCCTGCAAATACAGTGCTTGCTAATGAGGCCATTTATTATGCCACGCAAACCATAAACGACTCGGAAAGCTATTATCGTTTACCTGTAAAAGTGTATACTACACTATCAAACCAGGAGCAGGCATTTAAAAACCTGACTTACTACCCTAACCCGGTAAGTAATGTACTTACATTAAGCAATGCTAACGAAATTAGTAAGGTAGAAGCTTATAATCTGTTAGGCCAAAAGGTACTTGCTAAAGATTTTAGCACTACAGAAGCACAAGTTGACATAAGCTCTCTTGAAGCCGGAATTTACCTTGTAAAGGTTACATCTCAGGAAAAAATAACAACTACCATACGTATACAAAAACAGTAATACTTTTATATACACCAAGCCCTGCATTGTAATGCAGGGCTTTTTTTATTTTAATAAGATTAAACTTATTTATATTTTTACCCATCAAACAACCACACTCATGAAAAAAAAATTATTGTTATTGGCCTTATGGCCTATCTCATTATTTTCTCAGGCGCAATATGACACTTGTGAAAATGCATATTCTTTGAATATAAGCAACAGTATATTCTGCAATACAACTCCGTTAATATTCTTTGACGGAAACACGC
Proteins encoded:
- a CDS encoding sigma-70 family RNA polymerase sigma factor translates to MKNLFPYAYNILGNIADSQDVIQDVLIKFNEIETTSISNQNAYLIKSVINQAINLKKKSDRERSHRISLPEPIINNHGESKIEIEEILSYSMLVLLDVLNTKERAVFLLKETFDYNHEEIANVLALSVENSRQLLTRAKKKLKQNRPKLAIISAKETGYLEKYITAIRTGDVKTLEQMLSEEVRVLADGGTKINVVAQLTSGIEETLKLITYVFEYYQKGFDIKIDTINHQPALLFYEGSQLMNCQIFELNQKGRIINIFSVVDPEKLMPF
- a CDS encoding HesA/MoeB/ThiF family protein, translating into MRYLQQNLVSEFGVGGQARLSKAKILIVGTGGLGTPVATYLAAMGIGTLGLVDFDIIQQTNLHRQFAFTPEDIGKRKTEVLSARLRNQNPEIKIICHQVELTSENATGIIGDYDLICDCTDNVDTRLLLDKTCKILSKSLLYGAVRGWEGYVTVLHGKSRIGLNDVFSESDLIFESQNNCSVSGIISTICGIIGCQQASEVIKIILGIQSNLDGAIFCYEGLSNTSRILRLKKTEN
- a CDS encoding peroxiredoxin-like family protein, with amino-acid sequence MNTGKKTYKENLQDLRDDLAAMLPKETLSIFDKDAENLQQNHKSIVKLQAGDKAPDFSLVNATGNMITLSELLEKGKVVLTFYRGSWCPYCNLQLAYYQKYLDQIHDLGAELVAISPQTPDESLNIKEKNELNFEVLSDNGNIVARKFTTVFRNADEPLNTMNELGLDFNSHYSDDSRELPIPAVFVIEKDLTVSFAKSIGGDYRNRVEVSEIINHLKYR
- a CDS encoding SDR family oxidoreductase, which gives rise to MGKLNNKVALITGGNSGIGLATAELFVSEGAKVAITGRDENTLKDSASKIGSDTLAIKADVLNLSSLDHAYQQVETKMGKIDVLVVNAGIFKGAPLGDFSEELFDEIVDINFKGTFFTVKKALPYLNDGASIVITGSAAAEVGVENASVYSASKAAVRALARNFSADLLSRKIRVNVLSPGHVETPIHERLGLSPEQIKGLREELASGVPVKRVGTAEEMAKGYLFLASDDSSFVLGAEIVMDGGWSQL
- a CDS encoding winged helix-turn-helix transcriptional regulator, with product MRKLNSTNFLNEQALAEHCGVTYAMTLLTGRWKINILWMLKIGVNRYGLMKREIAGISEKMLTQRLKELEDDGLIVKKDYKTVPPKVEYSLSEAGEILSPILGQLSDWGDKIRPILKENN
- a CDS encoding asparaginase; protein product: MQSKPTILLIYTGGTIGMVKDFDTGVLKAFNFKKLLQRIPELKQLDCNIETVSFDTPIDSSNMDPAQWAVMAKMIEEHYEDFDGFVILHGSDTMSYSASALSFMLEGLNKPVVFTGSQLPIGDLRTDAKENLITAIQIASLRHNNHPGVREVCLYFEYKLYRGNRTTKISAEHFNAFTSPNYPALAESGVHLKLNKELLLRADSGKYLSVHYELDDNVVIIKMFPGISERVLSSILNIAGLKGVVLETYGSGNAPTEDWFINILKEAIDKGLHVVNVTQCSGGSVNMGHYETSTQLKEIGVISGADITTEAAITKLMYLLGKKVTPADFKTAFETSLCGELSQ
- a CDS encoding 1-acyl-sn-glycerol-3-phosphate acyltransferase; its protein translation is MSKFDHIRPFYDTEVNDAIKSVVHHPMMKALMSFTFPDVEESVWVDQLLKTHSKRDFQINFIYQAVQKVLEKSSEGLTTSGFEKLEPHTPYLFISNHRDIILDTSLINVSLYDHGLVMTASAIGDNLVQKAFLHVLSRLNRNFLVQRGLSPRELLQSSKLMSEYICQLLTRENRSVWIAQREGRTKDGDDATQQGVLKMLAMASDEENLMVYFKKLKIVPVSISYEYDPTDALKMPQLMAKANDEIYIKEKNEDFMTLLSGIMGQKKRIHIHVGDILTNELDEIAAEFDNQNKQIQALAQVIDDSILTTYKLWPTNFIAYDLLHDTTRFSKHYTEKEKLLFERRLEMRIDNENKVLRDGFLAMYANPVVNKMKYQNAI
- a CDS encoding TatD family hydrolase produces the protein MILTDTHTHLYSEEFSDDRDQMMQRAFDAGVKRLFVPSIDSSYTQAMYELEAKYPENVFLMMGLHPTYVKENYEEELAHVERELAKRKFAAVGEIGIDLYWDKSTLKQQQYAFKHQIQLAKQYNLPINIHCRDAFDEVFEVLESEKGDDLFGIFHCFTGDFEQAQKAISYNMKLGIGGVATFKNGKIDQFLNEIPLEHIVLETDSPYLAPVPHRGKRNESSYTLLVAQKLALIYNLPVEEIAQITTQNAVNLFGI
- a CDS encoding retropepsin-like aspartic protease; amino-acid sequence: MENIHLTLKEKGYKRIKFKISKTQHLLVKGKINGVEGSFILDTGASNSCVDFKDIERFELFAKDSDTKAAGAGGTGMITQTSVKNTLKLGRWTDKNFGLVIFDMSHVNEALRQYKAKPVQGILGADILMKGKAIIDYYNHCVYLKSK